In Fusarium fujikuroi IMI 58289 draft genome, chromosome FFUJ_chr08, one genomic interval encodes:
- a CDS encoding related to levodione reductase, whose amino-acid sequence MAEFTIDDQKLEALKGKVVIVTGGSSGIGLSTVDLLLSLGASVVSGDVQPPPEEHKGSFTFVKTDVSVWGDLIALFKKAKEVYGRIDHVFANAGVGPRTDYLATEVDENGDLKEPSHQLLDISLKGVINTSTLAINYLRQQPEGGSILISGSTTGLQRVRAVDYSTAKHGVLGWGRGLVPLLAAAQLPIRVNTLAPSWTDSSVLPSLKALLDAINVELQPASVVARCAAFLMADSSKNGQLVHIERGKYAEIDEAVLLPTFGKIKSDDYPWEDDVLDRLSKLG is encoded by the exons atggCTGAATTTACTATCGACGATCAAAAGCTGGAGgccctcaagggcaaggttgTCATCGTAACAG GAGGATCTTCCGGTATTGGTTTATCCACTGTTGACTTGCTTTTGTCGCTTGGCGCCTCGGTAGTCAGTGGCGATGTGCAGCCTCCCCCGGAGGAGCACAAGGGATCATTTACCTTTGTCAAGACTGATGTTTCAGTCTGGGGTGATTTGATTGCGCTTTTCAAGAAGGCTAAGGAGGTTTATGGTCGTATTGACCATGTTTTCGCgaatgctggtgttggacCTAGGACGGATTACTTGGCTactgaggttgatgagaatggggACTTGAAGGAGCCTTCGCAccagcttcttgacattAGCTTGAAGGGAGTCATCAACACTTCGACGCTGGCTATTAACTATCTGAGACAACAACCTGAGGGAGGTAGCATTCTCATCAGTGGCTCAACAACCGGTCTTCAGCGTGTCCGAGCGGTGGATTACT CTACCGCCAAACACGGTGTCCTGGGCTGGGGACGCGGTCTCGTCCCCCTGCTGGCCGCTGCTCAACTTCCCATCCGCGTTAATACACTCGCCCCGAGCTGGACAGACAGCAGTGTCTTGCCGTCACTGAAGGCTCTTCTTGACGCCATCAACGTTGAGCTTCAGCCTGCTTCTGTTGTCGCTCGTTGCGCCGCTTTCCTTATGGCTGATTCGTCAAAGAATGGACAGCTCGTGCATATTGAGCGTGGAAAGTACGCTGAGATTGATGAGGCTGTTTTGTTGCCGACTTTTGGAAAGATTAAGAGCGATGATTATCCTTGGGAGGACGATGTTTTGGACCGTCTCTCAAAGCTGGGTTAA
- a CDS encoding related to integral membrane protein — MAPVAGEGVPLLWITVVMLTLSWIFLSARLGVRRWKNNLGLDDWLMFAGLILYTVTAALVITCCFHGAGQHRDAIETKDVMMGTKLFFIAQFFYSACSVPIKSSICVTMLRICDSRRRFVWTLWGLIGMTVITAIIFILATANVCHPITTLWGETTHGYCNTKLNSSVGFFFSAVSIVVDWTLAILPGLLLWNIQMKNRVKLPVIVMLGLGAFASCATVVRLGYLTLYNNPEEFMYSTGAIGLWSIVEEGIGIIAGSMPALRPLLNLPVFRSTYASNTGSNGISSRMNPPHISGNKHTRIVSNNQKSSLELNDFRSGMTTRVGFGNDDKVRQSIDDADSQKYILKQTRVVMTTEQT, encoded by the exons ATGGCTCCAGTAGCCGGTGAGGGCGTGCCCCTTCTATGGATCACTGTTGTGATGCTCACACTATCGTGGATCTTTCTGAGTGCGCGTCTTGGAGTTCGAAGATGGAAAAATAATCTAGGTTTGGACGATTGGCTTATGTTTGCGGGTTTG ATTCTGTATACGGTTACGGCTGCGCTGGTTATTACGTGCTGTTTCCACGGAGCTGGTCAGCATCGAGATGCTATTGAAACAAAGGATGTTATGATGGGAACAAAG ctcttcttcatcgcccaGTTCTTCTACTCCGCTTGCTCCGTACCGATCAAATCCAGCATTTGCGTCACCATGCTCCGAATTTGCGATTCACGCCGTCGATTCGTCTGGACTCTATGGGGTCTCATCGGCATGACCGTCATCaccgccatcatcttcatcctcgccacTGCGAACGTTTGCCATCCGATTACAACACTTTGGGGAGAAACGACACACGGCTACTGCAATACCAAGCTTAACAGCAGCGTCgggttcttcttttctgctgTCTCGATCGTCGTAGACTGGACGCTGGCTATTCTTCCTGGTCTCTTGCTGTGGAATATCCAGATGAAGAACAGGGTCAAGCTCCCGGTCATTGTTATGCTTGGACTTGGTGCTTT TGCCAGCTGCGCAACCGTCGTCCGACTCGGCTATCTCACACTCTACAACAACCCCGAAGAATTCATGTACAGTACCGGCGCAATCGGCCTATGGTCCATTGTCGAAGAGGGCATTGGAATCATCGCCGGCTCAATGCCTGCCCTGCGTccacttctcaacctccccGTGTTCCGCAGCACCTATGCCAGCAACACCGGCTCCAACGGAATCTCAAGTCGAATGAACCCACCTCATATCTCAGGAAACAAACATACTCGGATTGTTTCTAACAACCAAAAGTCAAGTTTGGAGCTGAATGACTTTCGATCGGGAATGACAACACGAGTGGGTTTTGGAAACGACGATAAAGTCAGGCAGAGTATTGATGATGCGGATAGTCAGAAATACATCTTGAAGCAGACGCGGGTTGTGATGACCACTGAGCAAACATAA